A single Watersipora subatra chromosome 7, tzWatSuba1.1, whole genome shotgun sequence DNA region contains:
- the LOC137400708 gene encoding zinc finger BED domain-containing protein 5-like: MQVEAMETLFPDKRDVIGKVKAIPLFKKTATGRIKSINDHLRMTLLTHIDQADYFSIANDESTEIMNVAQLAVFIRFFDGEEMKEELLTLVGLERETNGQATYDALVKRLDKMKIPLHKCISVTTDGAPAMMAVGMVSTIGRQLYMGSI; the protein is encoded by the exons ATGCAGGTTGAGGCTATGGAAACACTTTTTCCAGATAAGCGTGATGTGATTGGTAAAGTCAAGGCAATACCACTTTTTAAGAAAACTGCCACTGGTAGAATTAAAAGCATTAATGATCATCTCAGAATGACTTTGCTAACCCATATAGACCAGGCGGATTACTTTTCAATCGCCAACGATGAATCTACTGAGATAATGAATGTAGctcaattagcagtcttcataag ATTCTTTGACGGTGAAGAAATGAAGGAGGAGCTTCTTACTTTGGTTGGATTAGAAAGAGAAACCAACGGTCAGGCTACCTATGATGCCCTCGTTAAAAGACTTGACAAGATGAAGATACCTCTCcacaaatgcatatctgtaaCAACAGATGGCGCACCAGCTATG atgGCTGTTGGCATGGTTTCAACAATAGGCAGGCAACTCTATATGGGCtctatataa